The Helicobacter fennelliae nucleotide sequence GTGAAATGGGCTATCCATCTGCTTTGAGTGCTTCATTTTGGGGATATGAAGATGTGAAAATGAAAGGGCAAAAGCTCACCATTCCTCAAGAATTTGGCACTTATGTAATGGAGAATGTGCTATTTAAAATCTCTTTTCCTGCTGAATTCCACGCGCAAACCGCAGTAGAAGCCGCGCTCAAACTTCATAATGAAGTCAAAGATCAACTAGATTCTATCGAAAAAATCATCATCACCACGCAAGAATCCGGACACAGAATCATCAACAAAGTAGGCGAGCTTGCTAATCCTGCCGATAGGGATCATTGCATTCAATATATGGTCGCGGTGCCTTTGATTTTTGGGCGTTTGGTGGCTGATGACTACGAAGATAGCGTAGCCAAAGACAAGAGAATCGATGCATTGCGCGAAAAAATGGTCGTTGAAGTTGATGAGAGATATACCAAAGAATACCTACAAAGCGATAAAAGAAGTATCGCTAATGCTGTGCAAATCTTTTATAAAGACGGCTCAAAAAGCCAAAAAATCGAGGTAGAATACCCAATAGGACACAAAAGAAGGCGAGATGAGGGCATTCCTGTTTTGATAGAGAAGTTTAAAGGCAATTTAGCTGTAAAACTTAGCCCAAAACAATGCGCAAAAATCCTATCAATCTGCCATGATCAAAACACCCTAGAATCTATGAATTTCAATGAATTTAGCGATTTGTTTTGGCTTGGGTGATTATAAATTAGGTGAAATTGCAAAAATTATAAGCAATAATACAGCCACTTATAATGCAGAATCTAAATGTGATTCTGCATAATTTCATAGACACAAAAATTAGATTTTAGATGTTTTGTTTTTCTGGATTCTTTGGCAAGCCTAAGACATAACAAAGGTGGCAAAGTATTTTATTTTAGATTCTAGCTTTTTGACAAGCTCTACTCTTTGTCATTCTGAAAGAATTTTGCAAGGCAAAACGACTGAAGAATCCAAAAAACTCACAAAAAGCCAAAATAAAAACAACGCAATATTTTTGTAAAACACAGAATCTAAATTCACATTAGATTTTGTGTTTCTTGGATTGCAACGCTTGCACTTAAAAATGACAACAACACCTGACTAGAATCTAGAATCTAAAAGTAGATTCTTATAGATTGCCACGCAAGGATAAACCTTGCTCGCAATTGAGTGGCGGGTTTGTCATTGCGAGGACGATAGGACGAAGCAATCCAGTCAAAAATAGATAAAAGAAAAATGCGATGTCTTATGTATGTGTATTGATTGGATTCTTCGCTTTCTGCGAAAGCTTAAGTAATGACGAGTAGAGTGCGTCAAAACAATATAGAATCTAGATTTTAATTTTTCTCAAAAAAGTCGAAATGAAAAATAACAATTCATAGCAAAAAAGATATTTTAATCATCGCTCATCAAGCAAAGGAATAAAACTTGCTAAAGAATAAATATGTTAAAATATCTGCTTCAAAGCTAAAGAACATAAAAGAGTAGGAATGAATATTAGGTATTGTGATCGGTATGTGCAAATCGAATTGCTTAAAGATACAAAGATATTGGGAAAGGTTTTGGACTATGCGTCAAAGCATTTCTCAAAGCGGTATCATTTATCAAGCTCTTTACTGATTCTTGATGATGGGGAGCGATTTAAGAAGGATTATCTAATCAACTGGACATATCATGCGACTTTGCAAAGCACTGATGGGGTTGATTTGGAGGAGATTTTAAAGCATAGCTATCTGCCAATCCGCATAAAAATCATCAGCCCAAATGATATGCTCAAAAAAGTCAAAGTGCATATCCACCTCTCAAATCTCGGTCAAGTGATTTTACGCTTAGATGAGGATAATCGTGTCGCCAAACGCTATATCCGCACGATTTTTGGCAATAAAATCGTATATGAAATGGAAAATGAATTTTGTATCAATGGTGTCGGATACAGCCAATCAATGTGGGAGGATCTCATGGAGCTTGTAAGCTCTAGGATTATCCATAATGTCGCTTTGGAGTTTGAATACCAAAAACCAGAATCTAGCGATTCATTTCTCACAAGAGAGGAATATTTGCTTCGCAAAAGTTATAGCGAACTGAATGCAAAATACAATGATGACTTTGAAAATATCAAAAAGCAATACTTAAAGCTTGCGAAGCTTTTTCACCCAGATAATGCGCATGGCAAAGATGAATACACGATTCAGGTATATCAAGATCGGTTTAATAAAATCTCACAAGCCTATCAGATGATAAAAAACACAAAAAGAACAATCGCGTAAGGCTTTTGGAAGCAGAATAATGGGCAACAAATATATAAAAATATGTTTTGGTATTTGGAGTGCGATATGCTTGATTGCATTGGGAAGTGTGTTTTATTTGGAGATACAATCAAAATCCGGCGCATATGAAGCGCAGATGATTGTTAAGAATCAATTAGAAAAATCTCCAGAGGATTTTGCAAAAATAAGCTTGCTCACCCCCCCCCCCAAAGGCGTTTTATAAGTATGATATAAAACTTAAGTTTTATACAAATATTTTTCGCCCACAAGCTCCAAATATTTTGCTTACACCCATTTCTAATCCGATTGATACCATAGCAGCACATATTGATAAGAGTGAAATTCTAAGTTTAGAAAATCATAATCGCGCTCATCATTATACTTTGATAACAACAAAAAAATTAACACAAGGCGATATGCTTGGTGTGTTAGACTATGCTATTGAGGTGCGATGGAAGTCAATATGTATGCAGATTTTGAGTATTTATATTTTTCCTATTTTGCTAGCACTGCTATATTTTGGGTTGCTAAAGCTAGAATCTAGGCGACTTTTTCCTTTTTCTAAAATCTCAGAATCTAAACCTATTGTGCCATTTGCTCAAAATTATCCCAATACAAAAATCTTATTGTGTATGTGCGGGGTTATTTTTGTTTGTGGCTTGTTTATGCGGTTTTATTATGCAAATCAAAAAGAGATTTTGTTTGTCGATGAGGCATGGAGTATTGCTATTGCATCAAGCTCAAAAGGCTGTATGGCTTTAAGTAATGATGGGTGTCAAGATAAAATTTATTATGATGAATTTGGCAAAACAATCAAGGAGCAGGAATTATGGAGAGATAAGAGCTTTGCTTCAGCTTTTATTGATATTAAAAACCTTTATCTTACAAATAATGGCGACGCGCATGCGCATACAAATCTCTACTATACGCTTTTTAGATTGTGGAATATCGGGGTGCAGACAGGAGATTTGCAGTGGATTATGCAAAGAGGCATAGGACTTAATATTGCTTTTTATTGTTTATCTTTTTTATTTGGGTTTTTGTTTGTAAGGAAACTTATTGGCTTTAATTATCTTGTTCCATTGTTTTTGGGTGTGGTGTTTTTAAATGGTGCGAGCGTTTCAAATACTCTTTTTATGCGAGAATATGCATTGCAAGAATGCTTACTTCTGGCTTTTTGTTTGATGTTGTCTTTGTTTTATTTTAATCAGAAAAATTCTTTCAAATTTCTTGGTTTGTTTGTGCTTGTAACGAGTTTATTGTTGCTATCAGGCTATTTTATGATTGTTTTTGTGGCTTTGTGCTTTGGAATCATTGGATTTTTGACTTTAAGAGAGCATAAGCCTAGCAAGTTTAAAGTGTTATGTTGTGTCGGTGTAGTAGCACTTGTTGGTTGTGAGCTGTTATTTCCTCTTTATTCGCGTGGGTTTTTTGGCGGTCATGCGCATTCTGCGACATCTAAGGTTAGCAATGCTACATTTTCTAATCTTACAAACTCCTTGGACGCGTATATTGAAATATTACATGTGCATCTGTTTAATTTTATAACACTTATTGTGCTTTTTATGCTTTTTGTCTTTAAGCCATTCATAAAAGACAAAGCTTTTATGCAGAGCAAAAATGCTGTAATGTTTTTGGTTTTGATTGTGGTGGGTTTTGCTTTTGGAATTGTTATTATATATTTGGCTCCTTGGAAAATGTTGCGATATGTGGTAGCTTCTTTGCCTTTAGTGGGGTTAGTCGTAGTGCTTGTTTTTGTCCCGTATCTAGCCAAAAAATACACAAAAATAGGCATTAGCGCAGGGGTAGTGCTCCTTGGTGGATTGATATATTATCAAGAGATTGGATTTTTGAAGTTTCCAGAGCCAAGAATGTATGGAATGGAGTTTGTTTTACAAGAAAAAGATGATATTGAAATTCCTACAATCTATAATGTTCGTTCTTCTTATCTTGCTTGTCATATCATTCCTTATTTTAGCGATTTTCGTAAGTATTATTTTATTGATAATGTAGATGATGCGATCAAAA carries:
- a CDS encoding J domain-containing protein; amino-acid sequence: MNIRYCDRYVQIELLKDTKILGKVLDYASKHFSKRYHLSSSLLILDDGERFKKDYLINWTYHATLQSTDGVDLEEILKHSYLPIRIKIISPNDMLKKVKVHIHLSNLGQVILRLDEDNRVAKRYIRTIFGNKIVYEMENEFCINGVGYSQSMWEDLMELVSSRIIHNVALEFEYQKPESSDSFLTREEYLLRKSYSELNAKYNDDFENIKKQYLKLAKLFHPDNAHGKDEYTIQVYQDRFNKISQAYQMIKNTKRTIA